The following DNA comes from Roseofilum reptotaenium CS-1145.
CAATTCTAACCCCCCAGCAATGGCAGGCCCTTGAATCGCTGCGATCGTTGGCCAGGGCGCATTAGCCCAATTATCAAAAAGCTGCCGGCTCTGTAAGTTTAATCCATCGGCATAGGAGCGATCGCCTAAACTGGAAATATCGGCACCAGCACAAAACACTTTCTCTCCGGCTCCCGTCACAATAGCCGCGCGAATGGTGCGATCGCTCGCCGCCTCAGCGTACTGTTCTGCGAACTGGCAAATCATGCCATCATGATAAGCATTCGCTTTTTCTGGGCGATCGAGGACGAAGAGAGCGATGTTGTTTCCTTCTCCCACTCGTTTCATTTGCACCGTACCGGAAAGCGTTGTCATGAGTTTAAGCCTCTCGGGAAGATGCCCGCGCGATCGCCTCTGCCATATCTGGTAGAGAAACAGTCGAGTCTGCGGGATAAGCTGCACGAGACCACTGTATTAGGTATTGAGGGCCGATATTATCATCCACTGAACTGCCTCCGAAAAATCCCGTACCAATCACTGGTCCTCTGGTCAAGTTTGTGGACACGCCACTGGAGCCTTGAACCCCTTGGGTATTCACTGAAATCCGGCAGACGGGTAACGCCGCCGCATAACGAGCAACGATCGCCGGATCTTGACTGTGAATCACCGCAGAGTGACCTTTACCGATCGTCTCCAACATGGCCACAGCTCTCTCAATTGCCCCCTCTATGCCATCTACCTGAATGTACCCCATCACGGGAAACATTTTCTCTTGGCTGAGGGGTTCGCGATCGCCCACTGCATCAATTTCGACGAGCAAACTTTTAGTATCCTTCGGGACAGAAAACCCAATTTGTTGAGCAATCCAAAGGGCACTTTTCCCAATCGCTTCAGGATTTAATCCGGTCTCCAAAAACAGATAGTTGCTTAGTTTTTGGGCGGCCTTATCGGTCACAAAATACCCTCCCGATCGCCCTAAAGCCTCTTTGAGTTGGGAGTCAATAGTGCGATCGGCCAACACCACCGATTCACAAACACAGGGGAGTGCGTGGTCGAAACTGTTACTGGCAATAATTTGTGCAGCAGCCCTCTCAATATCAGCCGACTCATGTACAAAACAGGGCACATTCCCCGGTCCCATACCCATGGCAGGATTCCCTGAACTATAAGCCGCACGGACTCGTTTAGGGCCCCCTGTTGCCAGAATTGTGCTAATTTGGGGGGATTCCATTAAAGAATTGAGTGCTAGAAGGCTCGGTTGACGAATGGTCTGAATTGCACCAGAGGGTGCCCCTGCTCGTTCAGCAACTTCTGCCATCCAATCTACAACGTGAATCGAGCAATGTTGTGCCGCAGGATGGGGAGAAAAAATAATCGCATTGCGGGTCATCATACTGATAATGGCCTTGTAATAGACTGTCATCACGGGATTGGTACTGGGGATTAAGCCAGCTATGACTCCTGCGGGTTTTGGAAAACTAATGATTTTCTTGTCTTCATCGATCTTAGGCTCGATGAAATCAGCAATGCGATATCGGTTCAGCAATCCGACTGAACAATCTAGATTTTTTTTTACATTATCCTCAACGTTACCGTAGCCTGTTTCGCTAACCAACCATTGAGCATAAAATTCAGCCTTTTCCTTGCCGGCTTGAACCATTGCCTCAACAATTTGTTGGACTTGCTCTGTCGTATAACAACTAAAAATATGCGCTGCCCTTTCTGCCCTATCTAATAACCGATTAACTTCCCGTTGAACTCGATCTAATTCTGGCTGATAATTCGTACTGCTCACTCCCTTATCTCCGGTCTTACCTGAGTGTTCTCCCTCAATTTTTTTCTTTTGTACCTCAGTAGGGTAACACGATCTCCGGTTTAAGCTATTAACTTCAACAACTCTGACCCTGCCTACCCAACAATGATTGGCTGCTGAATTATAGACCCTTAAAAATTGTTTGCACAATGCTAAATTAAGACATTGGTTTTAATGTAAGGGAGATGACAGGGCAACCTTTTACTTATGCGTATTTATGGTAATCGTGTAATTAAAACCCTTCCCGGTTCTCTGACTCGCCCAACAGTGGGACGGGTACGGGAGGCGGTATTTAATATTTGGCAAGGTTCGATCGCCGGCTGTCGCTGGTTAGATTTGTGTGCTGGCAGTGGTTCGATGGGAGCCGAAGCGCTCTGTCGGGGAGCGAGTTGGGTTGTGGGGATTGAGCAGTCTTCTCGCGCTTGTGGGGTGATTCGCCAAAATTGGCAACAGATGGCATCGGCAGACCAATTTCAGGTGCTTTGTGGGGATGTGCTGAAGCGGGTGCAGCGCTTAGAGGCAGAGAGCTTCGATCGCATTTATTTCGATCCACCTTACCAAAGTTCATTGTATCAGCCTGTGTTGGAGGCGATCGCCGATCTGCATCTGCTCTGTGATACGGGAGAACTTGCCGTCGAACATTCCCCCCAACTCCCTCCTCCAGATAAGCTGGATGGCTTAGAAATTCTTCGCCAAAAGATTTATGGCAATAGTGCGGTGACCTTTTATCAAGTCCATTAATCCGGTTAAGGAGCCAAAAACGGGTAAATAGGACATAATGTGAATGAGGGGTTTCACCCCTCATTCT
Coding sequences within:
- a CDS encoding aldehyde dehydrogenase family protein, encoding MSSTNYQPELDRVQREVNRLLDRAERAAHIFSCYTTEQVQQIVEAMVQAGKEKAEFYAQWLVSETGYGNVEDNVKKNLDCSVGLLNRYRIADFIEPKIDEDKKIISFPKPAGVIAGLIPSTNPVMTVYYKAIISMMTRNAIIFSPHPAAQHCSIHVVDWMAEVAERAGAPSGAIQTIRQPSLLALNSLMESPQISTILATGGPKRVRAAYSSGNPAMGMGPGNVPCFVHESADIERAAAQIIASNSFDHALPCVCESVVLADRTIDSQLKEALGRSGGYFVTDKAAQKLSNYLFLETGLNPEAIGKSALWIAQQIGFSVPKDTKSLLVEIDAVGDREPLSQEKMFPVMGYIQVDGIEGAIERAVAMLETIGKGHSAVIHSQDPAIVARYAAALPVCRISVNTQGVQGSSGVSTNLTRGPVIGTGFFGGSSVDDNIGPQYLIQWSRAAYPADSTVSLPDMAEAIARASSREA
- the rsmD gene encoding 16S rRNA (guanine(966)-N(2))-methyltransferase RsmD — protein: MRIYGNRVIKTLPGSLTRPTVGRVREAVFNIWQGSIAGCRWLDLCAGSGSMGAEALCRGASWVVGIEQSSRACGVIRQNWQQMASADQFQVLCGDVLKRVQRLEAESFDRIYFDPPYQSSLYQPVLEAIADLHLLCDTGELAVEHSPQLPPPDKLDGLEILRQKIYGNSAVTFYQVH